Within Staphylococcus sp. NRL 16/872, the genomic segment AATGGTGTAATTGAAAATTATGAAGAATTAAAAAATGAATACCTAAAAGATGTTGATTTCAAGTCTGAAACAGATACTGAAGTGATCGTTCAATTAGTTGAGCACTTTTCAAATAAAGGTTTATCAACAGAAGAAGCATTTACTAAAGTAGTATCTTTATTACACGGTTCATATGCTTTAGGTTTATTAGACAACCAAGATGAAGAAACACTGTATGTTGCTAAAAACAAATCACCTTTATTAGTAGGTGTAGGTGAAGGATTTAATGTTATTGCTTCAGATGCTTTAGCAATGATTAAAATAACTAATCAATATAAAGAAATCCATGACCATGAAATTGTTATCGTTAAAAAAGATAGCGTAACAATCAAAGATCAAGAAGGCAACGTACAAGATCGTGAGACTTATACTGCTCAAATCGATGCTTCAGATGCAGAAAAAGGCATTTACGATCACTATATGTTAAAAGAAATTAATGAACAACCAGCTGTAATGCGTCGTATTATTCAAGAATATGAAGATGAAAACGGTGATCTTAAAATTGATCCTGAAATCGTTAAAGATGTTGCAGCTGCAGATCGTATCTATGTTATTGCAGCAGGTACAAGTTACCATGCCGGTTTAGTAGGTAAAGAATATTTAGAAAAATGGGCTGGTGTACCAACTGAAGTACACGTTGCTTCAGAATTTGTTTACAATATGCCTTTACTTTCTGAAAAACCTTTATTCATCTACATTTCACAATCAGGTGAAACAGCTGATAGTCGTGCCGTTTTAGTTGAAACAAATAAACTAGGCCATAAATCATTAACAGTTACTAACGTAGCTGGTTCAACATTATCTCGTGAAGCGGATCATACGTTATTATTACATGCTGGGCCTGAAATTGCTGTTGCATCTACTAAAGCTTATACAGCTCAAATTGCTGTGTTATCTATCCTTTCACAAGTAGTTGCTAAAGAACATGGTCGTGACAATGATATTGATTTATTAAGAGAATTAGCAAAAGTAACAACTGCAATTGAAACAATTGTAGATGATACGCCTAAAATGGAACAAATTGCTACTGATTTCTTAGAATCAACTCGTAATGCTTTCTTCATTGGACGTACAATGGATTACAATGTAAGTTTAGAAGGTGCATTAAAACTTAAAGAAATTTCATATATCCAAGCTGAAGGATTTGCTGGTGGGGAATTAAAACACGGTACAATCGCATTAATCGAAGAAGGTACGCCTGTTATTGCATTAGCAACTCAAGAAAAGGTTAACTTATCAATTCGTGGTAATGTTAAAGAAGTTGTTGCACGTGGTGCTAATCCATGTATCATTTCTATGGAAGGTTTAGAAAAAGAAGGCGATACGTATGTGATCCCTCATGTACATGAATTATTAACACCATTAGTATCAGTAGTTACATTACAATTAATTTCTTACTTTGCTGCATTACACAGAGGCTTAGACGTAGATAAACCACGTAACTTAGCTAAATCTGTAACAGTGGAATAACAGTTTGTACGAATAATAATTTTTATAACAGCCTAATGAGATGCCTCATTAGGTTGTTTTTTGTATATAGGAAACTAAAAATATGATTTTGAATAATTATCTGAATTGTCTTACAATATTATTATTGCGAGACGGGGTGTTTTGATGTTAATATCTTTGGAAAATATTAGTAAAAAGAAGCAGGGTAAATTAATTCTTAATCAATTATCATGGGAAATCAATGAAGGTGATAAATGGGTATTATATGGTTTAAATGGTGCCGGTAAAACTACGCTCTTAAATATATTAAATGGTTATGATTCTATTACAGAAGGCACTATTAATCTTTTTGGGATGCAACCCGGACGTCAAGGCTATTCTGTTGAAAAGGTGAGAGAACAAATAGGATTTGTATCATCAAGTTTATTAGAAAAGTTTCAAGAAGGTGAAACTGTATTAGATGTTGTTATAAGTGGGGCATTTAAATCTATAGGTGTTTATAAGGAAGTAAATGAAGCGTTATTTAAAGAAGCTGAATCTTTATTACAAATAGTGGGTATGTATGATTTACAGCATCAATTTATAGGGTATTTGTCTACGGGTCAAAAACAAAAGGTAATGATTGCACGCGCATTGATGAATCATCCTAAATTGCTTATTTTAGATGAACCTGCTTCAGGACTAGATTTTATTGCACGTGAAACGCTATTTGCTACCTTAGAACAATTAAATCAAGCATATCCCTTACTCTCTATCATTTACGTAACACATTTCATTGAAGAAGTTATTCCGTTATTTGATAAAATATTTTTATTAAAAGAAGGGAAATGCTTTAAACAGGGAGATATTAACGATATTCTTAATAGTGACATAATGTCTCGAATGTTTAGGGTGAACGTAGAAGTAATAAAATACCATCAACGTTGGAGTCTATTTTTGAAAAATAAGCATGATAAAAATTATACGGAGGGTACATAAATAATGACAGAAAAAACAAAAGCTATATTTTTAGATATGGATGGCACAATTTTACATGAAAATAACCAAGCGTCTCTTAAAACGAAAGAAGTTATTGATGCTTTAAGAGATAAAGGGTTAAAAGTATTCTTAGCTACAGGCCGTTCATATTCTGAAATTGAGAACTTAGTACCTCAAGGATTTAAAGTAGATGGCATTATCAGTTCAAATGGCACTAGTGGGGAAATAGATGGTAAAAACTTATTCCAACATAGTCTATTAACAGATAGTGTGAAAAAAATTGTGAGTTTAGCGCAACAGCAACATATTTATTATGAAGTATTTCCATTTGATAAAATGCGTATTGCTTTAAAAGAAGATAAACAATGGATGGACGAAATGATTCAAGGAGATACACCTCCTAATAATGTAAGTGAAAGTGAATGGAAATCAAGACGAGATGCTATGGCAGGAAAGATTGATTGGCAGGAAGATATTGTAGAGGATCAATTTGCTAAAATTTACTTATTCAGTGATAACTTAAATAAAATTACAAACTTTAGAGATGAATTAATACAAAATAAAGTTTTATTAAACATTAGTGTTTCTAACTCATCTAGATTTAATGCTGAGACGATGGCTTATAACACTGATAAAGGCACGGGTATAAAAGAGATGATTGAACATTTTAAAATTAAGCAAGAAGAGACCCTTGTTATTGGCGATAGCGATAATGATAGAGCTATGTTTGCGTATGGTGGATATTGTGTTGCCATGAAGAATGCACGTCCAGAAATTAAAGAATTAACAGATGATGTGACGTCATTAACAAATGAAGAAGATGGGGCAGCATTGTATTTAGAGGGAAAATTCTTAAAATAAGGGTATAAAAAATCATCGGCAATAATGAACCGATGATTTTTATTAAACATATATATTATTTTTTATCTGAATGTTGGTTAACTTTATCTGTTACTACTTCAGATTGATTTTTAATTTTATCATTAACACTTGTAGATTCTTTTGCTTCATTATTTATTGAATTGTTATTAGTTGTTTTTTGTTTTTTCTCATCTTTATTTAATTTTTTCTTTTTATGAGTTTTGTCTAATTTTTCTCCACGTTTTAAGAAGTATTGAACAATACCCATTAAAATTACAAAATAAAGAACTAAACGTAAAATCAAAATAATGACTTGAGCAACAATCATAATGATTTGAGCAACATTTTGAGACATATTACCTGTTGCTACTGAAATTAAAGTGCCTAATGGTTGAGAAATAATAATGATTACTAAATTGATTAAAATAACTGCAATAAAGAATTTAAACCAAGTTTTATTGCCATTTTTAATACCATTAAAGCCTTCTTTAAAGTGTTTAATCGCACTTAATTCATTATTCTGTGATAATGAAACTGTATAATTAATCATCCAAATAAAGAAGAACCAATAAATTAATGATAATATAAGCCCCATAATAATCACGAATATAATTTGTGCTGTTAATAAAATTCCCATTGCATTATCAGAGGTACTTACTGATTGTTGCAGTGACGTAAATATTGGGGTTAAAGCTTTGTTAAATAAGAAATTTAATCCCATTGTAATTAAATACATAATGATATATAGCACTATTGAAAGTAGTGCTAAAATAACACTTTTAATATATTTACCTTTTTTGAAAGCAAAAAATAAGTCACTAAAACTTACTGTTTCTCTTTTTATTGCTTTAGCCATTACATTAAAAGCGCCTGCAAGTAATTGATAACCTAAGAATATAAAGAAAAGCACTCCTAATATAAATAGTAAAATCATTGTAAATAAAGGTAAACCAGTGGGTTGTTGAAGTTGTGTTGCTATTTGCATTTCCATAAATGTACGAATAAATGCCATTCTAGCAACGTTAAAGATCGCAAATACAATTAGAA encodes:
- a CDS encoding HAD family hydrolase — translated: MTEKTKAIFLDMDGTILHENNQASLKTKEVIDALRDKGLKVFLATGRSYSEIENLVPQGFKVDGIISSNGTSGEIDGKNLFQHSLLTDSVKKIVSLAQQQHIYYEVFPFDKMRIALKEDKQWMDEMIQGDTPPNNVSESEWKSRRDAMAGKIDWQEDIVEDQFAKIYLFSDNLNKITNFRDELIQNKVLLNISVSNSSRFNAETMAYNTDKGTGIKEMIEHFKIKQEETLVIGDSDNDRAMFAYGGYCVAMKNARPEIKELTDDVTSLTNEEDGAALYLEGKFLK
- a CDS encoding ABC transporter ATP-binding protein produces the protein MLISLENISKKKQGKLILNQLSWEINEGDKWVLYGLNGAGKTTLLNILNGYDSITEGTINLFGMQPGRQGYSVEKVREQIGFVSSSLLEKFQEGETVLDVVISGAFKSIGVYKEVNEALFKEAESLLQIVGMYDLQHQFIGYLSTGQKQKVMIARALMNHPKLLILDEPASGLDFIARETLFATLEQLNQAYPLLSIIYVTHFIEEVIPLFDKIFLLKEGKCFKQGDINDILNSDIMSRMFRVNVEVIKYHQRWSLFLKNKHDKNYTEGT
- a CDS encoding EscU/YscU/HrcU family type III secretion system export apparatus switch protein, producing the protein MFNYHSLAFKNAKSQILKTILFSIVSFLIVFAIFNVARMAFIRTFMEMQIATQLQQPTGLPLFTMILLFILGVLFFIFLGYQLLAGAFNVMAKAIKRETVSFSDLFFAFKKGKYIKSVILALLSIVLYIIMYLITMGLNFLFNKALTPIFTSLQQSVSTSDNAMGILLTAQIIFVIIMGLILSLIYWFFFIWMINYTVSLSQNNELSAIKHFKEGFNGIKNGNKTWFKFFIAVILINLVIIIISQPLGTLISVATGNMSQNVAQIIMIVAQVIILILRLVLYFVILMGIVQYFLKRGEKLDKTHKKKKLNKDEKKQKTTNNNSINNEAKESTSVNDKIKNQSEVVTDKVNQHSDKK
- the glmS gene encoding glutamine--fructose-6-phosphate transaminase (isomerizing), with protein sequence MCGIVGYIGYDNAKELLLSGLEKLEYRGYDSAGIAVANEDGTTVFKEKGRIAELRKVADSNDVDGHVGIGHTRWATHGVPSTVNSHPHQSNNERFTLVHNGVIENYEELKNEYLKDVDFKSETDTEVIVQLVEHFSNKGLSTEEAFTKVVSLLHGSYALGLLDNQDEETLYVAKNKSPLLVGVGEGFNVIASDALAMIKITNQYKEIHDHEIVIVKKDSVTIKDQEGNVQDRETYTAQIDASDAEKGIYDHYMLKEINEQPAVMRRIIQEYEDENGDLKIDPEIVKDVAAADRIYVIAAGTSYHAGLVGKEYLEKWAGVPTEVHVASEFVYNMPLLSEKPLFIYISQSGETADSRAVLVETNKLGHKSLTVTNVAGSTLSREADHTLLLHAGPEIAVASTKAYTAQIAVLSILSQVVAKEHGRDNDIDLLRELAKVTTAIETIVDDTPKMEQIATDFLESTRNAFFIGRTMDYNVSLEGALKLKEISYIQAEGFAGGELKHGTIALIEEGTPVIALATQEKVNLSIRGNVKEVVARGANPCIISMEGLEKEGDTYVIPHVHELLTPLVSVVTLQLISYFAALHRGLDVDKPRNLAKSVTVE